Proteins from a single region of Urocitellus parryii isolate mUroPar1 chromosome 4, mUroPar1.hap1, whole genome shotgun sequence:
- the LOC113177087 gene encoding olfactory receptor 8K3-like: MEKPNLTAVHEFILKGITSRPELQAPLFGLFLIIYMSTLVGNLGMIILTKVDQRLQTPMYFFLRHLALSDLGYSTAVGPKMLVNFVVDQNTISYYLCATQLAFFCVFITSEIYILSVMAYDRYVAICNPLLYMVIMSQSICQFLVAVPYLYGIFLSLLVTTKIFTLPFCDYNIISHFYCDSLPLISLLCSNTHEIEVIILILAAFNLLSSLLIVLVSYLLILIAILRMKSAEGRCKAFSTCGSHLMALIVLYGTLLYMYVQPKSSHSFDTDKMASIFYTLVIPMLNPLIYSLRNKDVKYALLSTWKKICNIFS; encoded by the coding sequence atgGAAAAACCCAACCTCACAGCTGTGCATGAGTTCATTCTGAAGGGCATCACCTCACGTCCTGAGCTGCAGGCTCCACTGTTTGGGCTGTTCCTCATCATCTACATGAGCACACTGGTGGGCAACTTGGGCATGATCATCCTCACCAAGGTGGACCAGAGGCTACAAAcacccatgtactttttcctgAGACACCTGGCTCTCAGTGACCTTGGTTATTCTACAGCTGTGGGCCCCAAAATGTTGGTGAATTTTGTGGTGGATCAAAAtacaatttcttattatttatgtGCTACCCAGCTagctttcttttgtgtgtttattacttctgaaatttatattttgtctgtgatggcctatgaccgctatgtggccatctgtaaccCTCTCCTCTACATGGTCATCATGTCACAGAGCATATGTCAGTTTTTGGTGGCAGTCCCCTATTTGTATGGGATCTTTTTGTCTCTTCTAGTCACCACAAAGATTTTTACTTTACCCTTCTGTGACTACAATATCATCAGTCATTTCTACTGTGATAGTCTCCCCTTGATCTCTTTGCTTTGTTCAAACACACATGAAATTGAAGTGATAATTCTAATCTTAGCAGCTTTTAATTTGCTTTCCTCTCTTCTGATTGTCCTTGTGTCCTACCTGCTCATCCTCATAGCCATTCTCAGAATGAAGTCTGCTGAGGGCAGGTGCAAGGCTTTCTCCACCTGTGGATCCCACCTGATGGCACTCATAGTACTCTATGGGACtttgttatatatgtatgtacagcCAAAATCCAGTCACTCTTTTGACACTGATAAAATGGCTTCCATATTTTACACCCTTGTCATCCCCATGTTGAATCCCTTGATCTACAGCTTGAGAAACAAAGATGTAAAGTATGCCCTACTAAgcacatggaaaaaaatatgcaatatcTTTTCCTAA
- the LOC113177081 gene encoding olfactory receptor 8K3-like, with translation MEKHNLTVVHEFILKGISSSPELQNILFGLFLIIYMSTLVGNLGMIILTKVDRRLQTPMYFFLRHLAITDLGYSTAVGPKMLVNFVVDQNTINYYFCATQLAFFLFFISCELFILSAMAYDRYMAICNPFLYRVIMSQRVCLLLVAIPYLYSTFLSLLITIKIFTSPFCGYNVISHFYCDSLPLLSLLCSNTHEIEVIILVFAAFDLISSLLIILVSYLLILIAILRMKSAEGRHKAFSTCGSHLMVVIVFYGTLIFIYLQPNSGHYFDTDKVASVFYTLVIPMLNPFIYSLRNKDVKYALQRTWKKIWNIFFFLKVA, from the coding sequence ATGGAAAAACACAACCTCACAGTGGTACATGAATTCATTCTCAAGGGTATCTCCTCGAGTCCTGAGCTGCAGAATATACTCTTTGGGCTGTTCCTCATCATCTACATGAGCACACTGGTGGGCAACTTGGGCATGATCATCCTCACCAAGGTGGACCGCAGGCTCCAAAcacccatgtactttttcctcagACACCTTGCTATTACAGATCTTGGTTATTCTACAGCTGTGGGCCCCAAAATGTTGGTAAATTTTGTGGTAGATCAAAATACGATCAACTATTATTTCTGTGCTACACAactagctttctttctttttttcatttcttgtgaACTTTTTATTCTGTCAgcaatggcctatgaccgctacaTGGCCATCTGTAATCCTTTCCTCTACAGGGTCATCATGTCACAAAGGGTATGTCTCTTGTTGGTGGCAATCCCCTATCTCTACAGtacttttttgtctcttctaatcACCATAAAGATTTTTACTTCACCCTTCTGTGGCTACAATGTCATAAGTCATTTTTACTGTGATAGTCTCCCCTTGCTATCTTTGCTTTGTTCAAACACACATGAAATTGAAGTGATAATTCTGGTCTTTGCAGCTTTTGATTTGATTTCCTCTCTTCTGATCATTCTTGTGTCCTACCTGCTCATCCTCATAGCCATTCTCAGGATGAAGTCAGCTGAAGGCAGGCACAAGGCTTTCTCCACCTGTGGATCCCACCTGATGGTGGTCATAGTGTTCTATGGGACtttgatattcatttatttgcagCCAAATTCAGGTCACTACTTTGACACTGATAAAGTGGCTTCTGTATTTTACACCCTAGTTATCCCCATGCTGAATCCCTTCATCTATAGCTTGAGAAACAAAGATGTAAAATATGCCCTACAGAGGACATGGAAAAagatatggaatattttttttttcttaaaagtagcATAG